agtcctgtcaaaaatgtgtgtttttatatatatttccacactgaggttgggaataatactgtgaaaattatgataattcccttttactcttaagagctgtttgaaaagaccgctgaaatttcagcctgttttggtgggatggagttttggcctgcctggtgccATACCAATAAGAAAGAAAGTTCCAAACCTCTCCGCCAATAACGGCTCATTTTCAGTTTtctcctccccactcagaccactcttACAGTCCTAGCACATTTCTTGAGAAATtcctctttgctaagaagcaatttttgtttattttttacaattttaattgaaaatgatcacagtaaggtacttagttgttacccagaaatgatttgattttttagataaaaacagctgcattggacctttttaaccatgttttgaggctatacagtgtttgtttagatttacgtttacaaacattggagtaaaacaagattATATTTTTGGTTCTGATAGGGTGTGACAgtttaactaagctcatgaggcatttataatttATATTCtccaagaatcaatgggtatatgtcattaatttataagtccagaAATGGATGTaacaactaaggattctagctttaactctacgggtgcgttcgtaaattcggagcgttgtcagattgtccgtttgtaaattcagagcgtttcgctctcggagtgttcagagcgcacactggatgctctggccgagGCGTAGGGTTGATCGGAGCGTTCTAACCTCACAatagcagtcaagcacccaagctaactggctaaagttagctagcttgctagctacttccagacataaatgagagaacacctcactctgacttTTTTttctcgccctagcagagctggttaggctgttttcatgttatccagagtgttgatgattgtaactgtgctgctggcaacaatttaattatgttTTTTTGCAGAGGTTtgctgacaccggccatattcaacgggtgttgagcgttcgtaaattcatcagttattctgcgctctggcacactcagacgagagtgctctgaaatcgaagTAGATTGTCAGAGCGAATTTAGGAACGCGCCCTGCATTTGGCTCTGGGTAGAAGCAGGCTGTTATATTTGAATGTAAATACTCTGTGTGGATGTGTGTACATTTTGGTGTGGTTCCTAAGTAGTAGTTCTATTACGATGTGGAAAATGATGAACCCCTCATTGTTCAACATTCATCTTAAAACATGTTGTTTATTTCCCGGCCATGATTTTATTGCTCCTTCATAGTGAATGGTTCTTTCCAATTGATGCTGTCATATAGGACTATCATAAAGTTATCAAGAGCCCAATGGACATGGGAACAATAAAGAAGAGGCTAGAGAATAACTACTACTGGAGCGCCAGCGAATGCATGCAGGACTTCAACACGATGTTTACCAACTGTTACATCTACAACAAGGTAAATTCTCCTTTACCATTAATTCCAAATCTAGATAGAAACAAAGTTGTTCAAAGAGCATACTTCCTTTTTGCCATTTTTTTCACAGGATCACATACACAGACATTTACACACACATATGGTTTTCCAGTGACATTCATTTAAACTTTTGAACTTTATTTTGACTCATCAAGATGAGGATTGTGATTTGAATGTATTTACACTTGCTCTACTCTGTCTAGACGCGCCCCATCACCTTTCTAGGTATTGTTGATAGCTGTGATGATTTTGATCAGGCGATTTATCTGACCTTCACCTTCATCTTCACCCATAACTCATTCCCTCTTGTGTTCCCACAGCCTACAGATGACATTGTGCTGATGGCCCAAGCTCTGGAGAAAATCTTCTTACAGAAAGTGGCCCAAATGCCTCAGGAGGAGGTGGAGCTGCTACCACCGGCCCCCAAAGTCAAAGCTGCCCACAAACCAGGAGGGCATGTTAGTGCAGGTAACTCCAGCCTTTCACAGTTGGGAGGGACTCATGTGCTGAGGAAAAGTTGTGTCTGTCTTTTACAAATGTTTGCTTCCCGCATCTTTCTTACAGGGGGCCAAGCACAGGCTGAGTCAACAGATTCACCCCCATCCACTTATCCCAGCTCCCCTCCACCTGTTTGTCAGACTCCTGTCATAGCAGCTATGCCAGTGCCAACCATCATCTCTGTTACCCCTGTCCAAGCTGTGTCTCCCGCTGCCTCCATGATGGCTGTGGTTCCCACGGCACAGCCAGTCATCAAAGTAAGTCCAGAAAGTCTTGCAGGTATTGGAAACAACGTTGGGTGTGGATATGGTGGGAGCATTTGGGTCTGAGCAAGTGTGATGTCATTAGTGTTTGTGAAAATGTGTGTATGtaaatgtttatttgtttgttgtttttgtctatgtatttttattttttataaaatagattttaaaaaaaatgtaatgtagaAATGTTAAGAAGTAAGTCCAGAAAGACGGGCCGCTCTAGGGGGTCTTTTTATTTAGTTCTACAGTCTAACGGGATTTCGTGTGGGGGGGCGTATTTTAAAATTTTACTCCTCAATGTTTTCTTAGGATGTAATCTATTAGAAATCAGAGAAAATATAGAGTATTCCATGTCTTGATAAAGAGAAGCAGGCCACTGATGTAATTGTTTGACCACCGTCATTTCCACAGAAAAAGGGGGTGAAAAGGAAAGCAGACACAACAACTCCCACCACCTCAGCAATCTCTGCCAGCAGAAGTGACTCCCCTACCCAGCTCCTGGAATCCAAACAGGGGAAAGTCTCATCCAGGCGGGAGAGCACGGTGCGGCCCGTCAAGCCCCCAAAGAAGGGCACAGAGGACGGAGAGGTGCCCCTGCTCGGTGGCAAGAAAGGCAAGCTCGGCGAGCAGCTCAAGCACTGCGATGATATCCTGAAGGAGATGCTCTCCAAGAAGCATGCAGCCTACGCTTGGCCTTTCTACAAGCCTGTAGATGCAGAGGCGCTAGAACTGCATGACTACCATGAGATCATCAAGCACCCCATGGACCTCAGCACTGTCAAAGTAGGTCCCCTATTCACTCCCTCGACTCACTCCTAACTCTTCTAAATTACCCTCCAAAGCCTGGCTGTTTACTTGGTGGAGGAAAATAATGTGGCCACTGTTTTTATTTGGTGGTTAAAACTGTCCCTCAACAACAGTCGACACCGTAACAGCTAAGGGGAGGACGATTACATCGGTTTTACTAGTAGATTTGTTTTTGAGTTTTGAAGAGATGGCTTTCTCAGTAATAAGGCTCGGACTGTTTGTGCTGTATCCACAGAAAAAAATTGACAGTCAAGATTACCAAGATGCCCAAAGCTTTGCGACAGACGTCCGGTTAATGTTTTCAAATTGCTACAAGTACAACCCCCCCGACCACGAGGTTGTAGCCATGGCCAGGAAGCTCCAGGTAGGATAAGATTAATCAGATATCCAAATCGCCTCATTGAAGCGCTGTCGGTTGAACTACCCCTTGTCTTCTTGTTTCTCAGGACGTGTTTGAGATGCGATTTGCCAAGATGCCGGACGAGCCCATCGAAGCCACCCAGCCCTCCACCACGCCGGTGGTAAGCAAGAGTACAGAGAGCAGTGAGAGCAGCGGCAACACCTCCAGCTCGGAGAGCTCGGACTCAGAGGAGGAGCGGGCCACGCGGCTCGCCGAATTGCAGGAACAGGTGGGTTCGGAACAGGTGGGTTCTCACAACCAAGGACCAAGATCCAAAACCCATGGATGGATGAACAGGGAGCTGCCTCCTTCATCCCCCACTTCAGATTTAGACCGCTAACACTTAGAAATCAAAGCCACTCCACGATGTTCAGAGATCCACAGTAAAAGTGACATAGTTAACCCTCTACCGCCACAAACTGTTAGAATATCTTGGTATCATGGCTTGCATGCTGTAACTGTAGAGCTCACATTTAGAGCAATGTTTTACATTTCATTCATACCAATGGTGACAGTATTTAGCTCTAATGAATAGTTTGTTGTGCTGCTAGGATGTTAACATGATCTTTGGAGTGTTCTATCTTTGTCCACTGATTTCCCCTTTGGCTTTCTTACCAGCAAATCACTGTGGAGCACCCCAATGGTAACAGGGCGGGGAAAAAAAACGGGTGTGCCAAACGTTTTCAGGTGATTTATCTCTTACTTCCCCGTCCCCACaaaactatttatatttttgtattgCACCTTGTTGAAAGAGCGGTAGAGGGTTACAGGTGGGGATCAGAACTCTGAAACGGATTGTAAGTGTGCTTGGTAGATGGTAGGGATGGGGGTTTGAAATGAAATGTTGGATATCCGGATATTCAAAATACATGTGGTTTTTGAAATGTTTTTAACCTGAGCACTGCTGCGCGAGGGAGAGGCGCTGGCGCTCTATTGCTGCAGCTGCGGAGGGGCCGTTGTGTGTGAGATGGGAGCAAGCCGAGCAgacggagggggagagagagacgaagtAACGTTAGCCAAGGCAACTCGGCCATAGccaagactagctaacttgtagcagccccaatgttatttatcatcccatataacacagaggaggctggtgggaggagatgtaggaggatgggctcattgtaatggctggaatggaataaatggaatggtaccaaacacatcaaacacacggAAATGtatttgactccattccagccattacaatgagcctgtccttctATAGTGCCTCCTATGATATAACAGTGCCTTTCTTGACTGGAGTAGCCcagagaagctagctagctaggctaattgattctacagtgcattcggaaagtattcagaccccttgactttttccacattttgttacgttacagccttattctaaaattgattaaattgttgtttttcatcaatctccacacaataccccataatggcaaagcaaaaactggtttttagaaactgaaatcaaatttacataagtattcagaccctttactcagtatgttgaagcacctttggcagcgattactgcctcgagtcttcttgggtatgacgctacaagcttggcacacctgtatttggggagtttctcccgttcttctctgcagatcctctcaagctctgtcaggttggatggggagcgtcgctgcacagctattttcaggtctctccagagatgttcgatcgggttcaagtccgggctctggctgggccactcaaggacattcagaaacttgtcccgaagccactcctgcgttgtcttggctgtgtgcttagggttgttgccctgttggaaggtgaaccttcgccccagtctgatgtcctgagcgttcaggagcaggttttcatcaaggatctcactgtactttgctccgttcaactttccctcgatcctgactagtctccaagtccctgccgctgaaaaacatccccacaacatgatgctgccaccaccatgcttcaccgtagggatggtgccagatttcctctagatgtgacgcttggcattcaggccaaaaatataaatcttggtttcatcagaccagagaatcttgtttctcatggtctgagagtcctttaggtacctttttagcaaactccaagcggggtgtcatgtgccttttactgaggagtggcttccgtctggccactctaccataaaggcctgattggtgtagtactgcagagatggttgtccttctggaaggttctcccatctccacagaggaactctggagctctgtcagagtgaccatcgggttcttggtcacttccctgaccaaggcccttctcccacgattgctcagtttgccagctctaggaagagtcttggtggttccaaacctcttctatttaagaatgaggGAGGCCacttcctggggaccttcaatgctgcagactttttttggtatccttccccagatctgcgcctcgacacaatcctgtctcggagctctacagacaattccttcgacctcatggcttggtttttgctctgacatgcactgtcaactgtgggacctaatatagacaggtgtgtgcctttccaaatcatgtccaatcaattgaattgaccacaggtggactccaatcaagttgtagaaacatttcaaggatgatcaatggaaacaggatgcacatgagctcaatttcgagtatcatagcaaagggtctgaatacttacgtaaataaggtatttcagtttttttttttttttaaatgtgcagAAATTtctaacaaataaaaaacagataccttatttacaaacctgtttttgcgttgtcactatggggtattgtgtgtagattgatgaggaatttgttttatttaatcaattttagaataaggatgtaacttaacaaaatgtggaaaagaggaaggggtctgaatccaTTCTGAATCCATTGTACATGCTGCGCTTTCTCCCTAACCCCATTAAGATAAAACAACTGTTGGTTTCTTGTTGAagcctactccttctcatttCGCTAACTTTTAATTACGTTTAGCCTATTTGCCACTTTGATTGGCCAGCATAAACAATAAGCTACACACTTGAATGCTACCGGTCTTTTTATGGGGCTCATGTCATAAAAACTACATAAAAAAGTTTGTTGTATTAAATTAATCATTTGAAATGTAATGGTATATATTTGTAGTATGTAACAATGTCACATTGATATTTCAATACAATTTAGAAAAAGCCTTTTCCGTGTTAAAGTATTCGAAAACTAATGTCCGTTCGGATATTCGAATAACTGCACATCCCTAGTAGATGGTCTTTCCCTTAGTAGTCAGCTTGCTCTTTGTCATGTAGGCCTAGATAGTCCTTTCTACGTTTTTTTGTAAGATGTTGATAGTTACTTTTTCCCTCCATTGTTGCATTATTTTAGTGTTTTAAAAATAGGACATTTTAGTTTTCAtggtaagcatttcgttggatggTGTACACCACTAATAAAACTTGGTGACAGTGTTGGCTGGTGGCGAATGGTGATAGTGTTAGCAGTGGGAGTTTTTATGATTCTGGCAATGATTTCAAATGCTTTTGCTGTATTGTAGCTTCACTTTAAAATATTTCCTCCTTTTTTCAAGTGGAATAACTCAAAGACCAATGTTTTTGTGCTGAAGACAAGGAAGTGTCAGTGTGAGGGTATTCAATATTTTTGTTCTATATTACGTACCTGTTTCTTCAAAAAGCAATCAGTCAATGCGTCACTTGGGGAGTCAGCATGTGCTTCTTGTTTTCAAGTGTTAGGtagatagctacagtacaggctggtggccCGGTGTGCTTTTCTGAAAGCTTTTTTCCCAGGCCAATGTGAAATTATTTAACAAGACCTCATTTGCATGCCAGTATAGTACTGTTTTTCTGAGATAAATCAATGTACAttatacacatcacacacacacacttgattgTTTCCTTTATGAATATTCTGAGCTTTCATTTGAGAAGATATGCAGAAACATGAGTGCTGTATAGTCCATTAATTAATGCACATAATAAACATGAATAAGATAACTTGAGGATGATTTAAGATGCAGCAAAAGCCAAGTCAATCAAACAAACGCATGAATTTGCTTGAAAATGAGACCCCTTCAAAGTCAATGGAAAAGAAAACATCCCTCCCAGGGCTAATATATAACTAATATCACTGTCATAATTGTGACATGAAATGGTCCAAGACAAAATGATGCAGATTCTCTGCAACAGGTTACACATGCCTACATCCCACATTAAGCTAGCCATCAATACCTGTATTTTGCCATCACTCCCAGTATCTTGCCTCAGTCCCTGCATCAGCTTCACCCTACATACACCAACATCTGGGCTCATAGGTGACTCTTGACTCTGCTTTTCTCCTCAGCTGAAGGCCGTTCACGAACAGCTGGCTGTTCTGTCACAGGCCCCAGTAAGTAAACCAAAGAAAAAGGAGAAAAGGGaaaaagagaagaagaaagacAAAGAGAAGGACAAGGGGAAGGCTGATAAGGGGAAGGCTGATGACGAGAAGAAACCCAAGTCTGCACCACAAGCCAAGCCAGCAAATCAGAAGAAGGCTCCAGCCCGGAAACCAAACAGCACGGTGGTGGCTACCAGGTACTACTGCCCAGTGTTTTCTTATGTGTTTCGTAATTCATCACACTCTCCTGAGTATCACAAGTAATTTGCTCAATACTGCCGGTAACTTTTGCTTTTGGATAAATCATTGTTACTATGTCTCATGTTGCAACAGTGTTACGCAGTGCTGTGTTACACTTTGACTCGTATCCCCATGTAGCCTGATACAgacatgtcagtctgtcacaaaTCATCTGTTCTTTGATCTTCTCTCAGTGCTAAGCTGAACATCCTGAGAGAGGCAAAAGCTGTAGGCCTAACAAAGATCTGACCAAAACTATTTCAGGCAACCGAAGAAAGGGTCCAAGGTGATGGTGGCGAACAACGAGTCTGAAGAGGAGCCGTCCCTTCCCATGTCGTACGACGAGAAGCGCCAGCTCAGCCTTGACATCAACCGTCTTCCGGGTGAGAAGTTGGGCAGGGTGGTCCACATCATCCAGTCCCGGGAGCCGTCGCTGCGTGACTCCAATCCGGACGAGATAGAGATAGACTTTGAGACACTCAAGCCGTCTACCCTCCGTGAGCTCGAACGATACGTCAAGTCCTGTTTGCAGAAAAAGCAGCGGAAACTTTTACGTAAGTTGTGAGCTATTACTTTTTCTTGGTGTTTTCACAGATGCCCTTTTCCAGTCACTAATGGTTACGGCTTCTTCAGGGATAAacctctcctttctctgtctgttgCCTAAATGCTTTAAAGCTCCCTTGCATTTGTTCCTCTAACCCCCCCTTTTGAACAGAGGTTACTCACCCTCCCACCCTTTGCACATCTGGCGTTGGTGGTTCATTGAAAATTGGCCTTCAGTTCAGATAAAATTGTCGCTCGTATGCAGTGCAGTTTGTGACAATTCACGTACAGTGCTTCTGTTGAATGCGATGACAGAAATATAGCCTAATTCAAGAGAGCAAAACTGACTTGAACTGGAACTATTGTTTTGGTCCAATTTCATTTTAAGTGGACTCGTTAGCACCACCAAAACACAGAAAAAAAACGATGTTAGAGGGGACAAAGACGTGCAGCTCTTGACACATCAGCAAGGCACCGAATGTGGGAACTTATTCCATGGCGCTGTGTGTCTCTCGCAGCGGGCATGAAGGAAAAGAGTGCCAAGTCTAAGGAAGAACTGGTTCAGGAAAAGAAGAAAGAGTTAGAAAAGAGACTACGGGACGTGAGTGGACAACTGAACCACAACAAGAAACCGCCTGAAAAAGGTACCTGTGTTTCAGAGCTCACACTGTGCAACAGGCTGCCAAATGAGCTTAGAATAGTTTAGGCAAGAGATGGGCAAGTGAAATCTAGGCCAGTGAAAACTTGAGGCCTTGATGGCTGTTTTGTTGTTGCTTTGTAGAATTAGGAGATGTTTCTCTAGTTTCAAGGATCAGTTACCCCCCCCCCTAGCGACGGTCTAGGCATGGAGCTCCTCATATCAGGAAGTGGCATAGATCTACTTGAGTCGTCACTGTCCTGTAGCTTTATGATGAGTGATTCCTCACAAAACTAGAACAGGACCATGATTTGGGGGATTTTCGTGAAATCGCATCCATAGAAGGGTCCTTTGGAGGAAcgattgttgacatatatttgacatttgtgtCTTAAAGTGTAATTGAGACATAATTAAAGGAATAATCCACCCCCAGAAAGTAAACTCTTTAAACTCCTGTCAATTTTTAGAGTAGTCTGTGTTCAATGAGTGGGTAAAATAACTATTTTCACCATGTTTTAACTTTTTAAGTGGTCCGTCTGTGAAATCAGGAAATCGTGTAGGAACGCGTCATACGTATAAGGTACTCATCACTGGAGCTGTCGGATAACACACTATAACATCTCATAATGCTTTTAAAACAATTACTTGCACTCCAGATCACCAAATCAGCCAATAGATGGTATGGGCATACTTGTCTAAACATATCCATCCGTTTATATCGTCATGAAAAAGTATATATTTCACTTAGATGTGCTCAATCTAAACAGTGTACCAGATTATTCAACTCAGTTTTTTCTTCAAGTACCATCACACAATGCtccctgtgtgtctgtgggaAAGGGCCGTTGTTGTCATAGCTAGCAACGTCTGCACTCTGCACATTGAGGCAGACTGAGACGAACTGCaagttgaacatggtgagattgtagactcctaaattgatagtgcagtttgtttaggcgattttacagctagctagctacttcacatgctgatattgactggtattattgtgtgtagctacgtttgctagctagctatcaactagctagccagctcaGGGAGAGAGTATTTGAATTAtgggttttgtagtcgacttgtGCTGCAACAGATTTTCACATGCTGCTACGAACCTTGTCATAACCTTGTTCCCACAATGCTAAATAACACTGTAAATCTTACGAATTTGTggttttgggtggagttttcttTTAATTGAAGTTGGAATATttgtgacattttggccttacccaggcctcctttaagatataatatataataatataatatgccatttagcagactcttttatccaaagcgacttagtcatgtgtgcatttttacgtatgggtggtcccggggatcgaacccactaccctggcgttacaagcgccatgctctaccaattgagctacagaggaccaccatagactccataatgtttaatCCGTATGTGCTGCAAGTGAATTGGATCATACTTCTACAATTTTTATCATAACTATAAAACTAGGTGAGATCCCAATCTGGAactttgatatacagtggggaaaaaaagtatttagtcagccaccaattgtgcaagttctcccacttaaaaagatgagagaggcctgtaattttcatcataggtacacgtcaactatgacagacaaattgaggaaagaaaatccagaaaatcacattgtaggatttttaatgaagttATTTGcaaaaatatggtggaaaataagtatttggtcacctacaaacaagcaagatttctggctctcacagacctgtaacttcttctttaagaggctcctctgtcctccactcgttacctgtattaatggcacctgtttgaacttgttatcagtataaaagacacctgtccacaacctcaaatagtcacactccaaactccactatggccaagaccaaagagctgtcaaaggacaccagaaacaaaattgtagacctgcaccaggctgggaagactgaatctgcaataggtaagcagcttggtttgaagaaatcaactgtgggagcaattattaggaaatggaagacatacaagaccactgataatctccctctatctggggctccacgcaagatctcaccccgtggggtcaaaatgatcacaagaacggtgagcaaaaatcccagaaccacacggggggacctagtgaatgacctgcagagagctgggaccaaagtaacaaagcctaccatcagtaacacactacgccgccagggactcaaatcctgcagtgccagacgtgtccccctgcttaagccagtacatgtccaggcccgtctgaagtttgctagagtatatttggatgatccagaagaggattgggagaatgtcatatggtcagatgaaaccaaaatataactttttggtaaaaactcaactcgtcgtgattggaggacaaagaatgctgagttgcatccaaagaacaccatacctactgtgaagcatgggggtggaaacatcatgctttggggctgtttttctgcaaagggaccaggacgactgatccgtgtaaaggaaagaatgaatggggccatgtatcgtgagattttgagtgaaaaccttcttccatcagcaagggcattgaagatgaaacgtggctgggtctttcagcatgacaatgatcccaaacacaccgcccgggcaacgaaggagtggcttcgtaagaagcatttcaaggtcctggagtggcctagccagtctccagatctcaaccccatagaacatctttggagggagttgaaagtccgtgttgcccagcgacagccccaaaacatcactgctctagaggagatctgcatggaggaatgggccaaaataccagcaacagtgtgtgaaaaccttgtgaagacttacagaaaacgtgtgacctgtgtcattgccaacaaagggtatataacaaagtattgagaaacttttgttattgaccaaatacttattttccaccataatttggaaatgaattcataaaaaatcctacaatgtgattttctggattcttttttctcattttgtctgtcatagttgacgtgtacctatgatgaaaattacaggcctctctcatctttttaagtgggagaacttgcacaattggtggctgactaaatacttttttcccccactgtatacagtgagggaaaaaagtatttgatcccctgctgattttgtacgtttgcccactgacaaagacatgatcagtctataattttaatggtaggtttatttgaacagtgagagacagaataacaacaaaaaaatccagaaaaacacatgtcaaaaatgttataaattgatttgcattttaatgagggaaataagtatttgacccctctgcaaaacatgacttagtacttggtggcaaaactcttgttggcaatcacagaggtcagacgtttcttgtagttggccaccaggtttgcacacatcccaggagggattttgttccactcctctttgcagatcttctccaagtcattaaggttttgaggctgacgtttggcaactcaaaccttcagtttacacagattttctatgggattaaggtctggagactggctaggccactccaggaccttaatgtgcttcttcttgagccactcctttgttgccttggccgtgtgttttgggtcattgtcatgctggaatacccttccacgacccattttcaatgccctggctgagggaaggaggttctcacccaagatttgacggtacatcgccccgtccatcgtccctttgatgcggtgaagttgtcctgtccccttaacagaaaaacacccccaaagcataatgtttccacctccatgtttgacggtagggatggtgttcttggggtcataggcagcattcctcctcctccaaacacggcgagttgagttgatgccaaagagctcgattttggtct
The sequence above is a segment of the Coregonus clupeaformis isolate EN_2021a chromosome 16, ASM2061545v1, whole genome shotgun sequence genome. Coding sequences within it:
- the LOC121584573 gene encoding bromodomain-containing protein 3 isoform X2 produces the protein MSAVPAAVPALVNPPPPEFTNPNKPGRKTNQLQYMQNVVVKTLWKHQFAWPFYTPVDAIKLCLADYHKVIKSPMDMGTIKKRLENNYYWSASECMQDFNTMFTNCYIYNKPTDDIVLMAQALEKIFLQKVAQMPQEEVELLPPAPKVKAAHKPGGHVSAGGQAQAESTDSPPSTYPSSPPPVCQTPVIAAMPVPTIISVTPVQAVSPAASMMAVVPTAQPVIKKKGVKRKADTTTPTTSAISASRSDSPTQLLESKQGKVSSRRESTVRPVKPPKKGTEDGEVPLLGGKKGKLGEQLKHCDDILKEMLSKKHAAYAWPFYKPVDAEALELHDYHEIIKHPMDLSTVKKKIDSQDYQDAQSFATDVRLMFSNCYKYNPPDHEVVAMARKLQDVFEMRFAKMPDEPIEATQPSTTPVVSKSTESSESSGNTSSSESSDSEEERATRLAELQEQQITVEHPNGNRAGKKNGCAKRFQLKAVHEQLAVLSQAPVSKPKKKEKREKEKKKDKEKDKGKADKGKADDEKKPKSAPQAKPANQKKAPARKPNSTVVATRQPKKGSKVMVANNESEEEPSLPMSYDEKRQLSLDINRLPGEKLGRVVHIIQSREPSLRDSNPDEIEIDFETLKPSTLRELERYVKSCLQKKQRKLLPGMKEKSAKSKEELVQEKKKELEKRLRDVSGQLNHNKKPPEKEKSGSAPAGGASRLSGSSSSSDSGSSSSSGSSSESSDSD
- the LOC121584573 gene encoding bromodomain-containing protein 3 isoform X4, with protein sequence MSAVPAAVPALVNPPPPEFTNPNKPGRKTNQLQYMQNVVVKTLWKHQFAWPFYTPVDAIKLCLADYHKVIKSPMDMGTIKKRLENNYYWSASECMQDFNTMFTNCYIYNKPTDDIVLMAQALEKIFLQKVAQMPQEEVELLPPAPKVKAAHKPGGHVSAGGQAQAESTDSPPSTYPSSPPPVCQTPVIAAMPVPTIISVTPVQAVSPAASMMAVVPTAQPVIKKKGVKRKADTTTPTTSAISASRSDSPTQLLESKQGKVSSRRESTVRPVKPPKKGTEDGEVPLLGGKKGKLGEQLKHCDDILKEMLSKKHAAYAWPFYKPVDAEALELHDYHEIIKHPMDLSTVKKKIDSQDYQDAQSFATDVRLMFSNCYKYNPPDHEVVAMARKLQDVFEMRFAKMPDEPIEATQPSTTPVVSKSTESSESSGNTSSSESSDSEEERATRLAELQEQLKAVHEQLAVLSQAPVSKPKKKEKREKEKKKDKEKDKGKADKGKADDEKKPKSAPQAKPANQKKAPARKPNSTVVATRQPKKGSKVMVANNESEEEPSLPMSYDEKRQLSLDINRLPGEKLGRVVHIIQSREPSLRDSNPDEIEIDFETLKPSTLRELERYVKSCLQKKQRKLLPGMKEKSAKSKEELVQEKKKELEKRLRDVSGQLNHNKKPPEKEKSGSAPAGGASRLSGSSSSSDSGSSSSSGSSSESSDSD
- the LOC121584573 gene encoding bromodomain-containing protein 3 isoform X1, encoding MSAVPAAVPALVNPPPPEFTNPNKPGRKTNQLQYMQNVVVKTLWKHQFAWPFYTPVDAIKLCLADYHKVIKSPMDMGTIKKRLENNYYWSASECMQDFNTMFTNCYIYNKPTDDIVLMAQALEKIFLQKVAQMPQEEVELLPPAPKVKAAHKPGGHVSAGGQAQAESTDSPPSTYPSSPPPVCQTPVIAAMPVPTIISVTPVQAVSPAASMMAVVPTAQPVIKKKGVKRKADTTTPTTSAISASRSDSPTQLLESKQGKVSSRRESTVRPVKPPKKGTEDGEVPLLGGKKGKLGEQLKHCDDILKEMLSKKHAAYAWPFYKPVDAEALELHDYHEIIKHPMDLSTVKKKIDSQDYQDAQSFATDVRLMFSNCYKYNPPDHEVVAMARKLQDVFEMRFAKMPDEPIEATQPSTTPVVSKSTESSESSGNTSSSESSDSEEERATRLAELQEQVGSEQQITVEHPNGNRAGKKNGCAKRFQLKAVHEQLAVLSQAPVSKPKKKEKREKEKKKDKEKDKGKADKGKADDEKKPKSAPQAKPANQKKAPARKPNSTVVATRQPKKGSKVMVANNESEEEPSLPMSYDEKRQLSLDINRLPGEKLGRVVHIIQSREPSLRDSNPDEIEIDFETLKPSTLRELERYVKSCLQKKQRKLLPGMKEKSAKSKEELVQEKKKELEKRLRDVSGQLNHNKKPPEKEKSGSAPAGGASRLSGSSSSSDSGSSSSSGSSSESSDSD